One segment of Chitinivibrionales bacterium DNA contains the following:
- the xseB gene encoding exodeoxyribonuclease VII small subunit has product MSFESALKELEKIISKLESPDLTLTSALEHFEKGVALMKTCDSQLKSAEGKLKELLSGKDGEFIEKVLGVSSASNGDTDNE; this is encoded by the coding sequence ATGAGTTTCGAATCAGCGCTCAAGGAGCTTGAAAAAATAATCTCCAAGCTCGAAAGCCCGGACCTCACCCTCACGAGCGCACTTGAGCATTTCGAGAAAGGCGTCGCGCTCATGAAGACCTGCGATTCCCAGTTGAAAAGCGCGGAAGGAAAGCTCAAGGAGCTGCTTTCGGGAAAAGACGGGGAATTCATAGAAAAAGTCCTGGGCGTCTCCAGCGCAAGCAATGGAGACACGGA
- the xseA gene encoding exodeoxyribonuclease VII large subunit — MNKMYDVSMFDDPDSLHAVNERGKRYYPSPDDNSTSPMPSAFQFLTPQKSEKPYTVSQINDGIGRILESGNTLVWVEGEISNFKRATSGHCYLRLKDEQSQIPAVLWKQAALNLKFKPEDGMQVLAIASLRVYQKGGYYQLDIHRMQPEGLGALYAAFLALKEKLEKEGLFDPARKKPLPETVATLGVITSKQGAALHDIVKVVRKRSPRTSVVLIDVAVQGDKAAAQIAAAIRGMNRYGKVDCIIVGRGGGNIEDLWAFNEEIVARAIAESKIPIIAAVGHEIDFTIADFAADVRAPTPSAAAEMAVPDDQEGRRYFYSLADRLYNGFTRYFSEAQAALDACKERPVWQRPLELAADARLSLDELEERQGRAMGIRFERARGRLSAAASQLSALSPLATMGRGYSVVVDKSGATVKNASQVSCGDAIKIYFHKGNADATVTANDPSPGNLGGNKES; from the coding sequence ATGAATAAAATGTATGATGTGTCAATGTTCGACGATCCCGATTCTCTCCATGCTGTGAACGAACGCGGAAAAAGATATTATCCTTCACCGGATGACAATTCCACATCTCCCATGCCGTCAGCATTTCAATTCCTCACACCGCAGAAATCCGAAAAGCCCTACACCGTAAGCCAGATCAACGACGGCATCGGTCGTATCCTCGAAAGCGGCAACACGCTCGTATGGGTGGAGGGGGAAATCTCGAATTTCAAGCGCGCCACGAGCGGACACTGCTACCTGCGGCTGAAAGACGAACAGAGCCAGATTCCCGCGGTGCTGTGGAAGCAGGCCGCGCTCAACCTTAAATTCAAGCCCGAGGACGGCATGCAGGTGCTCGCGATCGCTTCCCTCCGGGTGTACCAGAAGGGCGGCTACTACCAGCTCGACATCCACCGGATGCAGCCCGAAGGGCTCGGTGCGCTGTACGCCGCGTTCCTTGCTTTAAAGGAAAAGCTCGAAAAGGAAGGGCTCTTTGACCCGGCGCGCAAAAAGCCGCTTCCCGAGACCGTGGCGACGCTCGGCGTTATCACCTCGAAGCAGGGCGCAGCGCTCCATGACATCGTCAAGGTCGTGCGGAAACGGTCGCCGCGCACAAGCGTCGTGCTCATCGACGTTGCGGTGCAGGGCGACAAGGCGGCCGCCCAAATCGCCGCCGCGATCCGCGGCATGAACCGCTACGGCAAGGTCGACTGCATCATCGTGGGGCGCGGCGGCGGCAACATCGAGGATTTGTGGGCGTTCAACGAGGAGATTGTTGCGCGCGCCATTGCGGAGTCTAAAATACCAATCATAGCGGCGGTCGGGCATGAGATCGATTTCACCATCGCGGATTTCGCCGCGGACGTGCGCGCGCCCACGCCGTCCGCCGCCGCGGAAATGGCGGTGCCCGACGACCAGGAGGGCCGCCGGTATTTTTATTCGCTCGCCGACCGCCTCTACAATGGGTTCACCCGGTATTTTTCCGAGGCGCAGGCGGCGCTTGACGCGTGCAAAGAGCGCCCCGTATGGCAGCGGCCCCTCGAGCTTGCCGCCGATGCGCGGCTGTCGCTTGACGAACTCGAAGAGCGCCAGGGCCGCGCCATGGGCATCCGGTTCGAGCGGGCGCGCGGCCGCCTCTCGGCGGCCGCTTCGCAGCTTTCGGCGCTGAGCCCGCTTGCCACCATGGGCCGCGGCTACAGCGTGGTGGTCGACAAAAGCGGTGCAACCGTGAAAAACGCGTCGCAGGTGTCTTGCGGCGATGCCATAAAGATATATTTTCATAAAGGGAATGCCGACGCGACCGTCACCGCAAACGATCCGTCGCCGGGCAATCTCGGTGGAAACAAGGAATCCTGA
- a CDS encoding TIGR00282 family metallophosphoesterase, with product MKIFFIGDVFGNTGKRVLAERLPSFLKEHSIDVCIANGENAAGGKGITNNLIGKFRKFGVNVITGGNHSFANPDAFDDFEKDPFVLRPLNFPPGNHGKGTALYRLPDGRGLGIINLMGRVFFNEDLDCPFRSGMAAIEELSRSTKAILVDLHAEATSEKKAFAAYVDGKASAVVGTHTHVQTADEAVSAAGTASITDAGMTGAEDSIIGMKKENVIKKFLLQTPVRFEPSETGPMLNGVVIDISDTTGKASSIARIYERIRLGKDGAD from the coding sequence ATGAAAATCTTTTTCATCGGAGACGTGTTCGGAAATACAGGCAAAAGAGTCCTTGCCGAGCGCCTCCCCTCTTTTCTTAAAGAGCATTCCATCGACGTCTGCATCGCCAACGGCGAAAACGCTGCCGGCGGCAAGGGCATCACGAACAACCTCATCGGAAAGTTCCGCAAGTTCGGCGTGAACGTGATCACCGGCGGCAACCATTCGTTCGCCAATCCCGACGCATTCGACGATTTCGAAAAAGACCCGTTCGTGCTCAGGCCGCTCAACTTTCCACCTGGCAATCACGGCAAAGGCACGGCGCTGTATAGGTTGCCCGACGGCCGCGGCCTCGGCATAATCAACCTGATGGGCAGGGTGTTTTTCAACGAGGACCTCGACTGTCCGTTCAGGAGCGGCATGGCCGCCATTGAGGAGCTGTCGCGTTCCACAAAGGCAATCCTTGTGGATCTCCACGCGGAGGCGACAAGCGAGAAAAAAGCTTTCGCCGCATACGTTGACGGAAAGGCAAGCGCGGTGGTCGGCACGCACACACATGTGCAGACCGCAGACGAAGCGGTTTCGGCCGCCGGCACCGCCTCCATCACCGACGCGGGCATGACCGGCGCGGAGGATTCCATCATCGGCATGAAAAAGGAAAACGTCATAAAGAAATTCCTTCTGCAGACGCCGGTTCGTTTCGAGCCGTCTGAAACCGGTCCGATGCTGAACGGCGTGGTGATTGACATCAGCGACACCACGGGCAAGGCTTCCTCAATCGCCAGGATTTACGAGCGGATCCGGCTCGGCAAGGATGGCGCCGATTAA
- the rny gene encoding ribonuclease Y translates to MTIQTIFIIIGCIACAVVAFVLGQLWRVMTDKKYKEEKIASLQEESDRIMREAQKEAELSKKTALLEAKDEWFKAKAEFEKDAAKTREAIRVEQQKLKDNELELKRRDDTIAKREAEFTARESFLNSKEKTLRTKDNELTKLVAMENEKLEKISHMTQDEAKKLLMTNLEGQVRYEAAQMIKEIKDTAKAEAENEAKEIVVQAIQRCAADATVESTVSVVHLPNDEMKGRIIGREGRNIRSFEEATGVDVIVDDTPEAVILSGFDPIKREVARMALEKLISDGRIHPGRIEELIKKSEKEIEKKMKEASDEVIFELDVHGLKPKLAEMLGRLKYRTSYGQNVLQHCKEVAMLAGLMASELGLDPKIAIRAGLLHDIGKAIDRETEGTHSQLGADLAAKNGENDVISNAIAAHHEDVPPISVYPILIQAADTISSTRPGVRRETLTNYVNRLTKLEEIADSFRGVSKSYVIQAGREIRCIVEPEQVSDAQSEELARQIAQKIQDEMEYPGQIKVTIIRETRFTEFAK, encoded by the coding sequence ATGACCATCCAGACGATTTTTATTATCATCGGGTGCATCGCATGCGCCGTGGTTGCGTTTGTGCTCGGCCAGCTTTGGCGCGTGATGACCGACAAAAAGTACAAGGAGGAGAAGATCGCTTCCCTGCAGGAGGAATCGGACCGGATCATGCGGGAGGCGCAGAAAGAGGCCGAGCTCTCGAAGAAGACCGCGCTGCTCGAGGCAAAGGACGAATGGTTCAAGGCAAAGGCCGAATTCGAAAAAGACGCGGCGAAAACGAGGGAGGCCATCCGCGTCGAGCAGCAGAAGCTCAAGGACAACGAGCTCGAGCTCAAACGCCGCGATGACACCATCGCCAAGCGCGAGGCCGAATTCACCGCGCGCGAAAGCTTTCTGAATTCAAAGGAGAAGACCCTGCGCACCAAGGACAACGAGTTGACCAAGCTCGTCGCTATGGAAAACGAGAAACTGGAAAAAATCTCGCACATGACCCAGGACGAGGCGAAGAAACTCCTCATGACCAACCTCGAGGGACAGGTGCGGTACGAGGCCGCGCAGATGATCAAGGAAATAAAAGACACCGCCAAGGCCGAGGCGGAAAACGAGGCCAAGGAAATCGTGGTGCAGGCGATCCAGCGGTGCGCGGCCGACGCCACGGTCGAATCAACGGTGAGCGTGGTGCACCTGCCCAACGACGAGATGAAAGGCCGCATCATCGGCCGCGAGGGACGCAACATCCGCTCGTTCGAGGAGGCCACCGGCGTCGACGTGATCGTTGACGACACGCCCGAGGCCGTGATCCTTTCCGGCTTCGATCCCATCAAGCGCGAAGTGGCGAGGATGGCGCTCGAAAAACTCATCAGCGACGGCAGGATACATCCGGGCCGCATCGAGGAGCTCATCAAGAAGAGTGAAAAGGAAATCGAAAAGAAAATGAAGGAAGCGTCCGACGAGGTGATCTTCGAGCTCGACGTGCACGGCCTCAAGCCCAAGCTCGCCGAAATGCTCGGCCGGCTCAAGTACCGCACGTCGTACGGCCAGAACGTGCTGCAGCACTGCAAGGAGGTCGCGATGCTCGCCGGCCTCATGGCAAGCGAGCTCGGGCTCGATCCGAAAATCGCGATCCGCGCCGGCCTGCTCCACGACATTGGAAAAGCCATCGACCGTGAGACCGAAGGCACACACTCGCAGCTCGGCGCAGACCTTGCCGCCAAAAACGGTGAGAATGACGTGATCAGCAACGCGATCGCGGCGCACCACGAGGATGTTCCGCCTATTTCGGTGTATCCCATTCTCATCCAGGCGGCGGACACCATTTCGAGCACGCGTCCCGGCGTGCGGCGCGAGACGCTCACCAATTACGTGAACCGGCTCACCAAGCTCGAGGAGATCGCGGATTCGTTCCGCGGCGTTTCCAAATCGTATGTGATCCAGGCGGGCCGCGAGATACGGTGCATTGTGGAGCCTGAGCAGGTTTCAGACGCGCAGTCGGAGGAACTGGCCAGGCAAATTGCGCAGAAAATACAGGACGAAATGGAGTATCCGGGACAAATAAAAGTAACGATAATCAGGGAAACGAGGTTTACGGAGTTTGCAAAATAG
- a CDS encoding cell division protein ZapA, with protein MSPSSDSVRVKIYGDEYSIKGDVDIETTKKVAEFVNSKMEEIQSSVASREKLKIAVLSAMNIAGELLDYKSKCEDCIRKLDEVEERVAD; from the coding sequence ATGAGCCCATCGTCGGACAGTGTACGCGTGAAGATTTACGGAGACGAGTATTCAATCAAGGGTGATGTTGATATTGAAACGACAAAAAAGGTCGCAGAGTTCGTTAACAGCAAAATGGAAGAGATACAGTCCAGCGTCGCATCGAGGGAAAAACTGAAAATCGCCGTTCTCTCCGCCATGAACATCGCGGGGGAACTCCTCGACTACAAATCAAAATGCGAAGATTGCATCAGGAAGCTCGATGAGGTGGAGGAACGCGTCGCCGATTGA
- the zapB gene encoding cell division protein ZapB produces the protein MPADILTQLEHKIDKLISTVKTLKEENGRLSEEIKVHKQKIRESETGSEGLAGECELLKKSNEDKQKKLDSAVEKIQGLLSKLESAA, from the coding sequence TTGCCAGCGGATATTTTAACTCAGTTGGAACATAAAATAGACAAGTTGATTTCCACGGTCAAAACCCTCAAGGAAGAAAACGGCAGGCTTTCGGAGGAGATCAAGGTCCATAAGCAGAAAATCCGGGAGTCTGAAACAGGCAGTGAGGGGCTTGCGGGCGAATGTGAATTGTTAAAGAAGAGTAACGAGGATAAACAAAAAAAGCTTGATAGTGCAGTTGAAAAGATTCAGGGGTTGTTGTCGAAACTTGAATCGGCGGCCTAA
- the pheT gene encoding phenylalanine--tRNA ligase subunit beta, with protein MKFSLSWLKDFVDITVPVEDVCAMLTSVGIEVASVTRRRIPNGVKTAKLLSVEKHPNADKLSLCSVDIGEASPLAIVCGAPNVKVGMVSALAIIGTKFDNGFAITKAKIRGVESFGMLCSEKELDISDDHSGIMDLAPDTAVGKPLSEYYPDDEILEIELTPNRGDCLSLLGVAREVAAKLKAPLKNTALAPKESGSGKVSDFISVSIEAPNGCPRYGGRLVKGVKIAPSPKWMAQRLSDAGVRPINNVVDITNYLMLHFGQPMHAFDYARIRRKKIIVRTAGRPTEFATLDEMKRGLSADDLLICDGEGPVALAGIMGGLGSEISDTTSDVFLECAYFDPSGIRTTSKRLGLSTEASYRFERGVDPENALVWALDTAAEMLRLYAGGTVTPGMLDACPARVAQKTVRLRPSRAALLLGVAIPKAEIVSTLSRLQITCRDAGDDSLECIVPAFRHDISLEADLIEEAGRFYGYDNIASADHARVGLIRPASPVEERADAIRSSLAFMGLNEIVTNSLTSEKKNLLIRPSATPVALLNPLSPDMAQLRTAMLPSGLEVLAYNINRKNLDNRYFEIGRTYVARPGQDLPVERDVLSIILHGNFFPVSWDNTTGIKNEFYVLKGILDKLAANIGCGGFAFDASAAADAFLGAQSCGVSCGKLITGVMGMLKENVCAVFDIKEAVSYAELDMTDFLQAPLSAPAFRPMPKYPALERDFCFVLKETLFSAEISREIRSLSPLVEDVVPFDVYRGEKLGSGLKSIAFSVRLRSNERTLTDKEAEELCVRIITVMEKKYGATLRK; from the coding sequence ATGAAATTCTCCCTTTCCTGGCTCAAAGACTTTGTCGACATCACCGTCCCGGTCGAGGACGTGTGCGCCATGCTGACGTCCGTGGGCATCGAGGTGGCCTCGGTGACCAGGCGCCGCATCCCGAACGGCGTGAAAACGGCAAAGCTGCTTTCCGTTGAAAAGCACCCGAACGCGGACAAGCTCAGCCTGTGCAGCGTTGACATCGGGGAAGCCTCGCCGCTCGCCATCGTGTGCGGCGCGCCCAACGTAAAGGTCGGCATGGTTTCGGCGCTCGCCATTATCGGCACGAAATTCGACAACGGCTTTGCGATCACCAAGGCGAAAATCCGCGGCGTCGAGTCGTTCGGCATGCTGTGCTCGGAAAAGGAGCTCGACATTTCCGACGATCATTCCGGCATCATGGACCTGGCGCCGGACACGGCAGTGGGAAAACCGCTTTCGGAATATTATCCCGACGATGAAATTCTCGAAATAGAACTTACCCCCAACCGCGGCGACTGCTTGAGCCTGCTCGGGGTGGCGCGCGAGGTGGCGGCCAAGCTCAAGGCGCCGCTGAAAAACACCGCGCTTGCGCCGAAGGAATCCGGAAGCGGCAAGGTATCGGATTTCATTTCAGTTTCCATTGAAGCGCCCAACGGATGTCCGCGCTACGGCGGCCGTCTCGTGAAAGGCGTGAAAATCGCGCCCTCACCCAAATGGATGGCGCAGCGGCTCTCCGACGCGGGGGTGCGGCCCATCAACAACGTGGTCGACATCACCAACTACCTTATGCTCCATTTCGGCCAGCCCATGCACGCTTTTGACTATGCCAGAATAAGACGGAAGAAAATCATCGTGCGCACGGCGGGGAGGCCGACCGAGTTTGCAACGCTCGATGAGATGAAGCGCGGTCTTTCCGCAGACGACCTGCTCATCTGCGACGGCGAAGGGCCGGTCGCTCTCGCGGGCATCATGGGGGGGCTGGGCTCGGAAATTTCCGATACGACAAGCGACGTGTTCCTCGAATGCGCGTACTTCGATCCATCGGGCATCCGCACCACCTCGAAGCGGCTCGGGCTCTCCACCGAGGCGTCGTACCGATTCGAGCGCGGGGTCGATCCCGAGAACGCTCTTGTCTGGGCGCTGGATACCGCGGCCGAGATGCTCCGGCTTTATGCGGGCGGCACCGTTACTCCGGGCATGCTAGACGCATGTCCGGCGCGGGTGGCGCAAAAGACCGTACGTCTGCGGCCGTCGCGCGCCGCACTCCTTCTCGGCGTTGCCATACCGAAAGCCGAGATCGTTTCCACGCTTTCCCGTTTGCAAATCACCTGCCGCGACGCAGGCGACGATTCGCTCGAATGCATCGTTCCCGCCTTTCGCCACGATATATCGCTCGAGGCCGACCTGATCGAGGAGGCCGGACGTTTTTACGGATACGACAACATCGCCTCCGCCGACCATGCACGGGTGGGCCTTATCAGGCCCGCTTCGCCGGTCGAGGAGCGCGCCGACGCCATACGCTCGTCGCTCGCCTTCATGGGCCTCAACGAAATAGTCACCAACAGCCTCACGTCTGAAAAAAAGAACCTGCTCATACGGCCGTCGGCGACGCCGGTCGCGCTCCTCAACCCGCTGTCGCCCGACATGGCGCAGCTGCGCACCGCAATGCTTCCAAGCGGGCTCGAGGTGCTTGCCTACAACATCAACCGCAAGAACCTTGACAACAGGTATTTCGAGATCGGCAGGACCTATGTTGCGCGGCCGGGCCAGGACCTGCCGGTTGAGCGGGACGTGCTTTCCATCATCCTGCACGGAAATTTCTTTCCCGTGTCGTGGGACAATACAACGGGCATCAAAAACGAATTCTACGTTCTCAAGGGCATCCTCGACAAACTGGCGGCAAACATCGGATGCGGCGGATTCGCCTTTGACGCTTCCGCGGCAGCGGATGCGTTCCTTGGCGCGCAATCGTGCGGGGTTTCATGCGGAAAGCTCATTACCGGTGTCATGGGAATGCTAAAGGAAAATGTGTGCGCTGTGTTTGACATCAAGGAAGCGGTGAGTTATGCCGAGCTCGACATGACGGATTTTCTGCAGGCGCCGCTTTCCGCGCCTGCGTTCAGGCCCATGCCGAAATATCCGGCGCTCGAGCGCGATTTCTGCTTCGTGCTCAAGGAGACCCTGTTTTCCGCGGAAATCTCGCGGGAAATCCGTTCCCTTTCGCCGCTGGTGGAAGACGTCGTACCGTTTGACGTTTATCGGGGCGAGAAACTCGGGTCCGGACTTAAAAGCATCGCCTTCTCGGTGCGGCTGCGGTCAAACGAGCGCACGCTCACCGACAAGGAGGCCGAGGAGCTGTGCGTAAGAATCATCACGGTCATGGAGAAGAAATACGGTGCAACCCTCAGAAAATAA
- a CDS encoding phenylalanine--tRNA ligase subunit alpha has product MAEESITPTLELLEKAEQEASAQLSAVLSDAEAEAFRIKFLGKKGLLLSFVKGVKDLSPEQKRTVGAKANALFRSVEERFKAAPWLKKQSGAVDGAFDPTLPGFPFPHGSIHPLTKIRNRMRDIFVGMGFDVAYGPEVETDANNFGMLNFQPNHPARDMQDTFYIKADEVLLRTHTSPVQIRVMLSRKPPIRCIMPGRVYRNEEVSSRSYCLFHQVEGLYVDEGVSFADLKGTLLAFARQFFDEKTKIKIRPSFFPFTEPSVEVDVECFLCGGKGCPLCKQSGWLEILGAGMVHPNVLANCGVDNEKYTGFAFGMGVERVALLKYGIDDIRILFENDVRFLKQF; this is encoded by the coding sequence ATGGCTGAAGAGAGCATCACCCCGACCCTCGAGCTTCTCGAGAAGGCGGAACAGGAGGCGTCGGCGCAGCTGTCGGCGGTCTTGTCCGACGCGGAGGCGGAGGCGTTCAGGATCAAGTTCCTCGGAAAAAAGGGGCTTCTCCTCTCTTTTGTCAAAGGGGTAAAGGACCTCTCGCCCGAGCAGAAGCGAACCGTCGGCGCAAAGGCCAATGCGCTGTTCCGGTCCGTCGAGGAGCGGTTCAAGGCCGCCCCGTGGCTCAAGAAGCAAAGCGGCGCGGTCGATGGGGCGTTTGATCCCACGTTGCCGGGATTTCCGTTTCCGCACGGCAGCATTCATCCGCTCACCAAGATCCGGAACCGCATGCGCGATATTTTCGTCGGCATGGGTTTCGATGTCGCCTACGGTCCCGAGGTCGAGACCGACGCGAACAACTTCGGGATGCTCAACTTCCAGCCCAACCATCCGGCCCGCGACATGCAGGACACGTTTTATATAAAGGCCGACGAGGTGCTGCTGCGCACGCACACGTCGCCCGTGCAGATCCGCGTGATGCTTTCGCGCAAGCCGCCCATCCGCTGCATCATGCCGGGAAGGGTGTACCGCAACGAGGAGGTGAGCAGCCGCAGCTACTGCCTGTTCCACCAGGTGGAGGGCCTGTACGTCGACGAAGGCGTGAGCTTCGCCGACCTCAAGGGCACGCTGCTCGCGTTCGCCAGGCAGTTTTTCGACGAAAAGACGAAAATAAAAATACGCCCGAGCTTTTTCCCGTTCACCGAACCGAGCGTGGAGGTCGACGTCGAATGCTTCTTGTGCGGCGGCAAGGGATGCCCGCTGTGCAAGCAGAGCGGCTGGCTCGAAATCCTCGGCGCGGGCATGGTGCACCCCAACGTGCTGGCCAACTGCGGGGTTGACAATGAGAAATACACGGGCTTCGCGTTCGGCATGGGCGTCGAGCGGGTCGCGCTGCTGAAGTATGGAATTGACGATATAAGAATATTATTCGAGAATGATGTGAGGTTTTTAAAGCAGTTTTGA
- the rplT gene encoding 50S ribosomal protein L20, producing the protein MPRVKSRVASRARRKKILKANAGYFGKRKSCIRTAKDAFWKAGKYQYRDRKQRKREFRSLWISRINAAARTCGTTYAQLICGLRQKNISLDRKVLAQLALHEPESFKKLVETVKA; encoded by the coding sequence ATGCCACGAGTAAAATCGCGGGTCGCTTCACGCGCCCGGAGAAAGAAGATCCTCAAGGCGAATGCCGGCTACTTCGGCAAGCGGAAGAGCTGCATCCGCACCGCCAAGGACGCGTTCTGGAAAGCGGGAAAATACCAGTACCGCGACCGCAAGCAGAGAAAGCGCGAGTTCCGCTCGCTGTGGATATCGCGCATCAACGCCGCGGCGCGCACCTGCGGCACCACCTACGCCCAACTCATTTGCGGCCTGCGGCAGAAGAACATCAGCCTCGACCGCAAGGTGCTGGCGCAGCTTGCGCTTCACGAACCGGAATCGTTCAAGAAGCTCGTTGAAACGGTGAAGGCATAG
- the rpmI gene encoding 50S ribosomal protein L35, with the protein MPKMKTRSTVKKRFRVTAGGLVKRKKVNLRHILTKKGNSRKRRLGKKAIVNPVQAKKLMMMIS; encoded by the coding sequence ATGCCGAAAATGAAAACACGGAGCACGGTCAAAAAGCGTTTCCGCGTCACCGCGGGCGGGCTCGTGAAGAGGAAAAAGGTCAATCTGAGGCACATCCTCACCAAGAAGGGAAACTCGCGCAAGCGGCGCCTCGGGAAAAAGGCGATTGTCAATCCGGTTCAAGCAAAAAAATTGATGATGATGATAAGCTGA
- the infC gene encoding translation initiation factor IF-3 yields MPHVNEEIRVPRVRVISSNGESLGILPIMEARERATYEGLDLVEVAPNAEPPVCRIMDYGKFKYEKSKKQKEAKKKQHVSHLKEIKMHPKTEEHDYRFKMDHARKFLYRGDRVKATIVFRGREIAHLDFGKKILERFEADIADLCSVEFTCKMEGRNMISMFVPDRVKIKEFTRKADQERRKMEQEIKKETGAAQAAQPDIVQQ; encoded by the coding sequence TTGCCTCATGTCAACGAAGAAATACGAGTGCCGCGTGTGCGGGTGATTTCGAGCAACGGGGAGTCCCTCGGCATCCTGCCGATCATGGAGGCCCGCGAGCGCGCCACCTACGAAGGCCTTGATCTTGTCGAGGTGGCCCCCAACGCGGAGCCGCCCGTGTGCAGGATCATGGACTATGGGAAATTCAAGTACGAAAAATCGAAGAAGCAGAAGGAAGCCAAGAAGAAGCAGCATGTGTCGCACCTCAAGGAAATCAAGATGCACCCGAAGACCGAGGAGCACGACTACCGCTTCAAGATGGACCACGCGCGCAAGTTCCTTTACCGGGGCGACCGGGTCAAGGCGACCATCGTGTTCCGCGGCCGCGAGATCGCGCACCTTGACTTTGGGAAAAAGATACTCGAGCGGTTCGAGGCCGACATCGCCGATTTGTGCTCCGTGGAGTTCACCTGCAAAATGGAAGGCAGGAACATGATCTCCATGTTCGTGCCCGACCGGGTGAAAATAAAGGAATTCACGCGCAAGGCGGACCAGGAACGAAGGAAAATGGAACAGGAAATTAAAAAAGAGACCGGGGCGGCGCAGGCCGCGCAGCCGGACATCGTACAGCAATAG